A single genomic interval of Alligator mississippiensis isolate rAllMis1 chromosome 15, rAllMis1, whole genome shotgun sequence harbors:
- the EPHB4 gene encoding ephrin type-B receptor 4 isoform X2, whose product MAPWVVFLCVRAILALEETLLDTQLETSDLKWTVYPEGEGQWEEVSMLDRERQASARTFEVCGGPLGQPGGPPQNSWLRSTYVARRGAVQAYLELRFSMLECASLPRGAGPARPCKETFTVFYYESEGDTATARSPAWMENPYVKVDTVAADHLSRKRPGAEPSGKVNVKTLRLGPLSKAGLYVAFQDQGACLALLAVRLYHKKCPGAVRGLAAFPETLPRGLVTPAAGHCVDQAAPARPSAAPTLYCQEDGRWAEPPAPACACHAGHHAADAATRCAACPADTFKAAPGEGPCLPCPPFSHAPAPGATVCACRNGYYRAPADLPAEPCTTPPSAPRSLVARSNGSAAALEWSEPLESGGRQDLRYTVTCRECPPGGAPCRPCRLRLLPGARDLAQTRVTALGLHPHLTYAFVVEATNGVSGLSPGAPHGEAINVTSGQDVPLPVYPVTQVSASPTSMTLAWAVPPGARVLDYEVKYYEKSAGGASGPHLFVKTAAPGAELGGLRRGGLYGVQVRARSEAGYGDFGAETPLATPGTDPPGQAEPLGAIAGAAAVGGLLVVAVVVVAVICVRRHGSGGRDPEDSDKPGQLLIGQGTKVYIDPFTYEDPSVAVRAFAKEIDVACVKIEEVIGAGEFGEVCRGRLRAPGRRETRVAIKTLKGGYTERQRRDFLAEASIMGQFEHPNIIRLEGVVTASAPAMILTEFMEHGALDAFLRGNAGRFRPLQLVGMLRGIGAGMCYLAETGYVHRDLAARNVLLSAQLVCKVSDFGLSRFLEDDSSADPTYTSTLGGKIPIRWTAPEAIAFRKFTSASDVWSYGIVMWEVMSYGERPYWDMSNQDVINAVEQDYRLPPPPACPAALHRLMLDCWQRERSARPRFAHLVRALDKLMRHPAALRVTTPEGPASSQPLLEQRSPPAPAPGPGSVGEWLRALGLGRYEDDFARGGLRSLEMVAQASAQDLVRVGVTLPGHQKKILSSAQSLQGQAKPDPAGESTGGGF is encoded by the exons ATGGCGCCGTGGGTTGTCTTCCTCTGTGTCCGTGCTATCCTGGCTTTGGAAG AGACACTGCTGGACACGCAGCTGGAGACCTCAGACCTGAAGTGGACGGTGTATCctgagggggaagggcag tgggaggaggtgagcatgCTGGACCGGGAGCGCCAAGCCTCGGCCCGCACCTTCGAGGTGTGTGGGGGCCCACTGGGCCAGCCCGGCGGCcccccccagaacagctggctgCGCAGCACCTACGTGGCACGGCGCGGAGCGGTGCAGGCCTACTTGGAGCTGCGCTTCAGCATGCTGGAGTGCGCCTCACTGCCCCGCGGcgccggcccagcccggccctgcAAGGAGACCTTCACCGTCTTCTACTATGAGAGTGAGGGTGACACAGCCACAGCGCGCAGCCCCGCCTGGATGGAGAACCCCTATGTCAAGGTGGACACCGTGGCCGCTGACCACCTCTCCCGCAAGCGGCCTGGTGCCGAGCCTTCTGGCAAG GTGAACGTGAAGACGCTGCGGCTGGGCCCGCTGAGCAAGGCTGGGCTGTACGTGGCTTTCCAGGACCAGGGGGCCTGCTTGGCGCTGCTGGCCGTGCGGCTCTACCACAAGAAGTGCCCGGGTGCTGTGCGGGGCCTGGCTGCCTTCCCCGAAACACTGCCACGTGGGCTGGTGACGCCGGCTGCTGGGCATTGCGTGGACCAGGCTGCCCCAGCCCGCCCCAGCGCAGCTCCCACCCTCTATTGCCAGGAGGATGGGCGCTGGGCCGAGCCCCCTGCACCTGCCTGCGCCTGCCATGCTGGTCACCATGCCGCCGACGCCGCCACTCGCTGtgcag CCTGTCCTGCCGACACATTCAAGGCGGCACCGGGGGaggggccctgcctgccctgcccccccttcaGCCATGCACCGGCACCCGGGGCCACAGTTTGCGCCTGCCGCAATGGCTACTACCGCGCCCCTGCAGACCTGCCGGCTGAACCCTGCACCA CACCGCCCTCGGCCCCACGTAGCCTGGTGGCACGCTCTAATGGGTCGGCGGCAGCGCTGGAGTGGAGCGAGCCGTTGGAGAGCGGGGGCCGCCAGGACCTGCGCTACACTGTGACCTGCCGTGAGTGCCCGCCTGGGGGGGCGCCCTGCCGGCCCTGCCGCCTGCGCCTGCTACCGGGCGCCCGTGACCTGGCACAGACCCGTGTCACCGCACTGGGCCTGCACCCACACCTCACCTATGCCTTTGTGGTGGAGGCCACCAACGGTGTGTCCGGCCTCAGCCCCggtgccccccatggtgaggccATCAACGTCACCAGCGGGCAGGACG tgCCGCTGCCTGTCTACCCTGTGACACAAGTCTCAGCCTCCCCCACATCCATGACCCTGGCGTGGGCCGTGCCGCCCGGAGCCCGTGTGCTGGACTATGAGGTGAAGTACTACGAGAAG AGCGCAGGGGGGGCCAGTGGGCCCCACCTGTTTGTGAAGACAGCAGCACCGGGGGCGGAGCTGGGGGGGCTGCGCCGGGGGGGACTTTACGGGGTGCAGGTTCGGGCCCGATCGGAGGCCGGATATGGCGACTTCGGAGCCGAGACCCCCCTGGCCACACCTGGCACTG ACCCCCccgggcaggcagagcccctgggtGCCATTGCAGGGGCGGCGGCTGTGGGGGGGCTCCTAGTCGTGGCCGTGGTCGTGGTGGCTGTCATCTGTGTCAG gcGTCATGGCTCTGGGGGTCGCGACCCTGAGGACTCGGACAAGCCAGGGCAGCTGCTCATTGGACAGG GCACCAAGGTCTACATCGACCCATTCACCTACGAGGACCCGAGTGTAGCCGTGCGTGCCTTTGCCAAAGAGATAGATGTGGCCTGCGTCAAGATCGAGGAAGTCATCGGCGCCG GTGAGTTCGGTGAGGTGTGCCGGGGTCGGCTGCGGGCGCCGGGCCGACGTGAGACGCGTGTGGCCATCAAAACGCTGAAGGGTGGCTACACAGAGCGGCAGCGCCGTGACTTCCTGGCTGAGGCCTCCATCATGGGGCAGTTCGAGCACCCCAACATCATCCGGCTGGAGGGCGTCGTGACGGCCAGTGCGCCTGCCATGATCCTCACTGAGTTCATGGAGCATGGCGCCCTCGACGCCTTCCTGCGG GGCAATGCAGGGCGGTTCCGCCCGCTACAGCTGGTGGGGATGCTGCGTGGCATCGGGGCTGGCATGTGCTACCTGGCCGAGACTGGCTATGTGCACCGGGACCTGGCAGCACGCAACGTACTGCTCAGCGCCCAGCTGGTCTGCAAGGTCAGCGACTTTGGACTCAGCCGCTTCCTGGAGGACGACAGCTCGGCTGACCCCACATACACCAGCACCCTG GGAGGCAAGATCCCGATCCGGTGGACAGCACCCGAGGCCATCGCTTTCCGCAAGTTCACGTCGGCAAGTGATGTTTGGAGCTACGGGATCGTCATGTGGGAGGTGATGTCATACGGGGAGCGCCCCTACTGGGACATGTCCAACCAGGAT GTGATCAATGCAGTCGAGCAGGATTACCGCCTGCCACCGCCACCCGCCTGCCCCGCAGCACTGCACCGCCTAATGCTGGACTGCTGGCAGCGCGAGCGCAGCGCCCGGCCCCGCTTCGCCCACCTGGTCCGCGCCCTCGACAAGCTGATGCGGCACCCGGCCGCCCTGCGCGTCACCACCCCCGAGGGCCCTGC CTCATCCCAGCCCCTCCTGGAGCAGCgcagcccccccgcccctgccccgggCCCCGGCTCAGTGGGCGAGTGGCTGCGGGCGCTGGGGCTCGGGCGCTATGAGGACGACTTTGCCCGTGGTGGCCTACGGTCCCTGGAGATGGTGGCCCAGGCGTCGGCCCA ggaccTGGTGCGGGTCGGGGTGACCCTGCCTGGGCACCAGAAGAAGATCCTGTCcagtgcccagagcctgcagggccaggccaagCCAGATCCAGCCGGGGAGTCCACGGGGGGGGGCTTCtga
- the EPHB4 gene encoding ephrin type-B receptor 4 isoform X1, which translates to MAPWVVFLCVRAILALEETLLDTQLETSDLKWTVYPEGEGQWEEVSMLDRERQASARTFEVCGGPLGQPGGPPQNSWLRSTYVARRGAVQAYLELRFSMLECASLPRGAGPARPCKETFTVFYYESEGDTATARSPAWMENPYVKVDTVAADHLSRKRPGAEPSGKSRLPFKAVSPPQVNVKTLRLGPLSKAGLYVAFQDQGACLALLAVRLYHKKCPGAVRGLAAFPETLPRGLVTPAAGHCVDQAAPARPSAAPTLYCQEDGRWAEPPAPACACHAGHHAADAATRCAACPADTFKAAPGEGPCLPCPPFSHAPAPGATVCACRNGYYRAPADLPAEPCTTPPSAPRSLVARSNGSAAALEWSEPLESGGRQDLRYTVTCRECPPGGAPCRPCRLRLLPGARDLAQTRVTALGLHPHLTYAFVVEATNGVSGLSPGAPHGEAINVTSGQDVPLPVYPVTQVSASPTSMTLAWAVPPGARVLDYEVKYYEKSAGGASGPHLFVKTAAPGAELGGLRRGGLYGVQVRARSEAGYGDFGAETPLATPGTDPPGQAEPLGAIAGAAAVGGLLVVAVVVVAVICVRRHGSGGRDPEDSDKPGQLLIGQGTKVYIDPFTYEDPSVAVRAFAKEIDVACVKIEEVIGAGEFGEVCRGRLRAPGRRETRVAIKTLKGGYTERQRRDFLAEASIMGQFEHPNIIRLEGVVTASAPAMILTEFMEHGALDAFLRGNAGRFRPLQLVGMLRGIGAGMCYLAETGYVHRDLAARNVLLSAQLVCKVSDFGLSRFLEDDSSADPTYTSTLGGKIPIRWTAPEAIAFRKFTSASDVWSYGIVMWEVMSYGERPYWDMSNQDVINAVEQDYRLPPPPACPAALHRLMLDCWQRERSARPRFAHLVRALDKLMRHPAALRVTTPEGPASSQPLLEQRSPPAPAPGPGSVGEWLRALGLGRYEDDFARGGLRSLEMVAQASAQDLVRVGVTLPGHQKKILSSAQSLQGQAKPDPAGESTGGGF; encoded by the exons ATGGCGCCGTGGGTTGTCTTCCTCTGTGTCCGTGCTATCCTGGCTTTGGAAG AGACACTGCTGGACACGCAGCTGGAGACCTCAGACCTGAAGTGGACGGTGTATCctgagggggaagggcag tgggaggaggtgagcatgCTGGACCGGGAGCGCCAAGCCTCGGCCCGCACCTTCGAGGTGTGTGGGGGCCCACTGGGCCAGCCCGGCGGCcccccccagaacagctggctgCGCAGCACCTACGTGGCACGGCGCGGAGCGGTGCAGGCCTACTTGGAGCTGCGCTTCAGCATGCTGGAGTGCGCCTCACTGCCCCGCGGcgccggcccagcccggccctgcAAGGAGACCTTCACCGTCTTCTACTATGAGAGTGAGGGTGACACAGCCACAGCGCGCAGCCCCGCCTGGATGGAGAACCCCTATGTCAAGGTGGACACCGTGGCCGCTGACCACCTCTCCCGCAAGCGGCCTGGTGCCGAGCCTTCTGGCAAG AGCCGGCTGCCTTTCAAGGCCGTGTCCCCCCCTCAGGTGAACGTGAAGACGCTGCGGCTGGGCCCGCTGAGCAAGGCTGGGCTGTACGTGGCTTTCCAGGACCAGGGGGCCTGCTTGGCGCTGCTGGCCGTGCGGCTCTACCACAAGAAGTGCCCGGGTGCTGTGCGGGGCCTGGCTGCCTTCCCCGAAACACTGCCACGTGGGCTGGTGACGCCGGCTGCTGGGCATTGCGTGGACCAGGCTGCCCCAGCCCGCCCCAGCGCAGCTCCCACCCTCTATTGCCAGGAGGATGGGCGCTGGGCCGAGCCCCCTGCACCTGCCTGCGCCTGCCATGCTGGTCACCATGCCGCCGACGCCGCCACTCGCTGtgcag CCTGTCCTGCCGACACATTCAAGGCGGCACCGGGGGaggggccctgcctgccctgcccccccttcaGCCATGCACCGGCACCCGGGGCCACAGTTTGCGCCTGCCGCAATGGCTACTACCGCGCCCCTGCAGACCTGCCGGCTGAACCCTGCACCA CACCGCCCTCGGCCCCACGTAGCCTGGTGGCACGCTCTAATGGGTCGGCGGCAGCGCTGGAGTGGAGCGAGCCGTTGGAGAGCGGGGGCCGCCAGGACCTGCGCTACACTGTGACCTGCCGTGAGTGCCCGCCTGGGGGGGCGCCCTGCCGGCCCTGCCGCCTGCGCCTGCTACCGGGCGCCCGTGACCTGGCACAGACCCGTGTCACCGCACTGGGCCTGCACCCACACCTCACCTATGCCTTTGTGGTGGAGGCCACCAACGGTGTGTCCGGCCTCAGCCCCggtgccccccatggtgaggccATCAACGTCACCAGCGGGCAGGACG tgCCGCTGCCTGTCTACCCTGTGACACAAGTCTCAGCCTCCCCCACATCCATGACCCTGGCGTGGGCCGTGCCGCCCGGAGCCCGTGTGCTGGACTATGAGGTGAAGTACTACGAGAAG AGCGCAGGGGGGGCCAGTGGGCCCCACCTGTTTGTGAAGACAGCAGCACCGGGGGCGGAGCTGGGGGGGCTGCGCCGGGGGGGACTTTACGGGGTGCAGGTTCGGGCCCGATCGGAGGCCGGATATGGCGACTTCGGAGCCGAGACCCCCCTGGCCACACCTGGCACTG ACCCCCccgggcaggcagagcccctgggtGCCATTGCAGGGGCGGCGGCTGTGGGGGGGCTCCTAGTCGTGGCCGTGGTCGTGGTGGCTGTCATCTGTGTCAG gcGTCATGGCTCTGGGGGTCGCGACCCTGAGGACTCGGACAAGCCAGGGCAGCTGCTCATTGGACAGG GCACCAAGGTCTACATCGACCCATTCACCTACGAGGACCCGAGTGTAGCCGTGCGTGCCTTTGCCAAAGAGATAGATGTGGCCTGCGTCAAGATCGAGGAAGTCATCGGCGCCG GTGAGTTCGGTGAGGTGTGCCGGGGTCGGCTGCGGGCGCCGGGCCGACGTGAGACGCGTGTGGCCATCAAAACGCTGAAGGGTGGCTACACAGAGCGGCAGCGCCGTGACTTCCTGGCTGAGGCCTCCATCATGGGGCAGTTCGAGCACCCCAACATCATCCGGCTGGAGGGCGTCGTGACGGCCAGTGCGCCTGCCATGATCCTCACTGAGTTCATGGAGCATGGCGCCCTCGACGCCTTCCTGCGG GGCAATGCAGGGCGGTTCCGCCCGCTACAGCTGGTGGGGATGCTGCGTGGCATCGGGGCTGGCATGTGCTACCTGGCCGAGACTGGCTATGTGCACCGGGACCTGGCAGCACGCAACGTACTGCTCAGCGCCCAGCTGGTCTGCAAGGTCAGCGACTTTGGACTCAGCCGCTTCCTGGAGGACGACAGCTCGGCTGACCCCACATACACCAGCACCCTG GGAGGCAAGATCCCGATCCGGTGGACAGCACCCGAGGCCATCGCTTTCCGCAAGTTCACGTCGGCAAGTGATGTTTGGAGCTACGGGATCGTCATGTGGGAGGTGATGTCATACGGGGAGCGCCCCTACTGGGACATGTCCAACCAGGAT GTGATCAATGCAGTCGAGCAGGATTACCGCCTGCCACCGCCACCCGCCTGCCCCGCAGCACTGCACCGCCTAATGCTGGACTGCTGGCAGCGCGAGCGCAGCGCCCGGCCCCGCTTCGCCCACCTGGTCCGCGCCCTCGACAAGCTGATGCGGCACCCGGCCGCCCTGCGCGTCACCACCCCCGAGGGCCCTGC CTCATCCCAGCCCCTCCTGGAGCAGCgcagcccccccgcccctgccccgggCCCCGGCTCAGTGGGCGAGTGGCTGCGGGCGCTGGGGCTCGGGCGCTATGAGGACGACTTTGCCCGTGGTGGCCTACGGTCCCTGGAGATGGTGGCCCAGGCGTCGGCCCA ggaccTGGTGCGGGTCGGGGTGACCCTGCCTGGGCACCAGAAGAAGATCCTGTCcagtgcccagagcctgcagggccaggccaagCCAGATCCAGCCGGGGAGTCCACGGGGGGGGGCTTCtga